Proteins encoded together in one Cyprinus carpio isolate SPL01 chromosome B14, ASM1834038v1, whole genome shotgun sequence window:
- the LOC109079997 gene encoding thiosulfate sulfurtransferase/rhodanese-like domain-containing protein 2 — protein MANMLVDLDVESLGLEVHKADKPDFSATRKLYSHIKKMTFAKFVASKKFPPTCENSSAALWQCCGQSFNESSSIHKHIANSHASEIHQLTTETLDVMLHQAHSEEEAINEESTDVSSWIPNTSHIPEDDLIKGPGEVLLYYCYHQLNDPQIICQWQKELCLKLKLTGKVRVATEGINGTVGGTKTATNLFIKAMLSHPTFKIMQVQDFKKSEGGAACFSDLKVGVYKEIVPMGVDPAIISYRLAGIHLEPKEFHKEVKAFVENQSSGNDTILLDCRNFYESKIGQFNQCLAPNIRKFSYFPDYVDKNLDVFRDKKVLMYCTGGIRCERGSAYLKSKNVCKEVYQLKGGIHKYLEQFPDGFYRGKLFVFDDRYAIAFNEDVISECRYCSCPWDQYQLCSTDFCCQLVLSCTTCRERGLTACCPVCQAKEQNHSDVSSDGLSHREECECTMSRPRIPKDTL, from the exons ATGGCAAATATGCTTGTTGATTTGGACGTTGAGAGTCTCGGTCTAGAGGTCCATAAAGCGGACAAACCAGACTTTTCAGCAACAAGGAAACTGTACTCTCATATCAAGAAAATG ACATTTGCGAAATTTGTGGCATCCAAGAAATTTCCTCCAACCTGTGAAAACAGCTCAGCAGCTCTTTGGCAGTGCTGTGGACAGTCATTCAACGAATCATCATCAATCCACAAACATATTGCCAACAGCCACGCCAGTGAGATCCACCAGCTGACCACTGAGACACTGGACGTGATGCTCCACCAGGCTCACAGCGAGGAAGAGGCCATTAATGAAGAATCAACAGATGTATCATCCTGGATCCCTAATACAAGCCATATCCCAGAGGATGACCTCATCAA GGGTCCAGGTGAAGTTCTGCTGTATTACTGCTACCATCAGTTAAATGATCCTCAGATCATTTGTCAGTGGCAGAAAGAGCTTtgtttaaaacttaaactaaCTGGCAAG GTACGTGTGGCTACTGAAGGTATCAATGGAACGGTTGGTGGCACCAAAACGGCAACTAATCTTTTCATCAAGGCAATGCTGTCACATCCAACCTTCAAAATAATGCAAGTACAGGATTTCAAG AAAAGTGAAGGAGGTGCAGCGTGCTTTTCTGATTTGAAGGTTGGTGTTTACAAAGAAATTGTCCCTATGGGTGTAGATCCAGCTATCATTTCCTACAGATTGGCTG GAATACACCTGGAACCAAAGGAATTTCACAAAGAAGTGAAGGCGTTTGTGGAAAATCAGTCCTCGGGCAATGATACAATACTTCTGGACTGCAGAAACTTCTACGAGAGCAAAATT GGTCAATTCAATCAGTGTTTGGCTCCCAACATCCGGAAATTCAGCTACTTCCCAGACTACGTGGATAAAAATTTGGATGTCTTCCGGGACAAAAAGGTTCTGATGTACTGTACAGGAGGCATCCGCTGTGAGCGAGGCTCAGCTTATCTCAAATCAAAA aatgTATGCAAGGAGGTGTACCAGCTGAAAGGAGGCATTCACAAATACTTAGAGCAGTTCCCCGATGGCTTCTACCGCGGTAAACTCTTTGTGTTTGATGACCGTTATGCCATCGCATTCAATGAGGACGTCATTTCAG AGTGCAGATACTGTAGTTGCCCGTGGGATCAATATCAGCTGTGCTCCACAGACTTCTGCTGCCAGCTGGTTCTGTCCTGCACCACCTGCAGAGAGCGCGGCCTGACGGCCTGCTGTCCTGTGTGCCAAGCCAAAGAGCAAAACCACAGCGACGTCTCCTCTGATGGGCTTTCTCACCGAGAGGAATGCGAATGCACGATGTCACGTCCCAGAATCCCCAAAGATACACTATGA